A stretch of the Aegilops tauschii subsp. strangulata cultivar AL8/78 chromosome 4, Aet v6.0, whole genome shotgun sequence genome encodes the following:
- the LOC109772166 gene encoding uncharacterized protein isoform X2, whose translation MPATMLLTFSPPRLLLHHHHGQAKLRQQRSTARLALLPRRAARLRCAPDEVAATAAEPEQQGEEEEEFVLLASNRSDFNEVIMVIDSPSNRYLVLDPSRNVHSILPKKSAWTNSYWGAGTAAHMMLEVWPWIQLIGWEIDPTIIELSRDYFGMSSLEKATELGGSLSVRIGDALSPSATVEGGFAGIVVDLFADGKVLPQLQEAETWLEIAKKLMPDGRIMVNCGGADTPVSLAADTGVSSWVQNPTIKALCSAFPGQLNWKRLSEKESVNYVALTGPLPDLEEWSTSVPSELSPRVKQWVPCELA comes from the exons ATGCCCGCCACCATGCTGCTAACCTTCTCcccgccccgcctcctcctccaccaccaccacggccaagccaagctccggcagcagcgctccaccgcccgcctcgcgctcctcccgcgccgcgcCGCTCGGCTCCGCTGCGCCCCCGACGAGGTCGCGGCCACAGCCGCCGAGCCCGAGCAgcagggggaggaggaggaggagttcgTGCTCCTCGCCTCCAACCGCAGCGACTTCAACGAGGTCATCATGGTCATCGACTCGCCCTCCAACCGCTACCTCGTCCTCGACCCCAGCC GGAATGTCCACAGCATTCTCCCCAAGAAGAGCGCATGGACCAACTCCTACTGG GGTGCTGGGACAGCAGCGCATATGATGCTAGAAGTTTGGCCCTGGATACAACTTATCGGATGGGAGATTGATCCGACG ATAATTGAATTGTCAAGGGATTATTTTGGTATGTCCAGTTTAGAGAAGGCCACGGAATTAGGTGGTTCACTTTCGGTGCGTATAGGCGATGCACTTTCCCCGTCAGCTACAGTTGAAGGAGGATTTGCTG GCATTGTTGTTGATTTATTTGCTGATGGAAAAGTCTTACCTCAGCTACAAGAA GCTGAAACTTGGTTAGAGATTGCGAAAAAGCTCATGCCAGATGGTCGAATCATGGTCAACTGCGGTGGAGCAGATACCCCCGTATCTCTTGCTGCCGACACGGGTGTTTCGTCTTGGGTCCAGAATCCTACAATCAAGGCTCTGTGCTCTGCGTTCCCTGGGCAG CTAAACTGGAAGAGACTTTCGGAGAAGGAGAGTGTAAACTACGTCGCGTTGACGGGTCCCCTTCCAGACCTGGAGGAGTGGTCAACCTCGGTTCCTAGCGAGCTAAGCCCAAGAGTGAAACAATGGGTGCCTTGCGAGCTCGCGTGA
- the LOC109772166 gene encoding uncharacterized protein isoform X1, producing MPATMLLTFSPPRLLLHHHHGQAKLRQQRSTARLALLPRRAARLRCAPDEVAATAAEPEQQGEEEEEFVLLASNRSDFNEVIMVIDSPSNRYLVLDPSRNVHSILPKKSAWTNSYWDEFVSLPPVVPRGPVALLGLGAGTAAHMMLEVWPWIQLIGWEIDPTIIELSRDYFGMSSLEKATELGGSLSVRIGDALSPSATVEGGFAGIVVDLFADGKVLPQLQEAETWLEIAKKLMPDGRIMVNCGGADTPVSLAADTGVSSWVQNPTIKALCSAFPGQLNWKRLSEKESVNYVALTGPLPDLEEWSTSVPSELSPRVKQWVPCELA from the exons ATGCCCGCCACCATGCTGCTAACCTTCTCcccgccccgcctcctcctccaccaccaccacggccaagccaagctccggcagcagcgctccaccgcccgcctcgcgctcctcccgcgccgcgcCGCTCGGCTCCGCTGCGCCCCCGACGAGGTCGCGGCCACAGCCGCCGAGCCCGAGCAgcagggggaggaggaggaggagttcgTGCTCCTCGCCTCCAACCGCAGCGACTTCAACGAGGTCATCATGGTCATCGACTCGCCCTCCAACCGCTACCTCGTCCTCGACCCCAGCC GGAATGTCCACAGCATTCTCCCCAAGAAGAGCGCATGGACCAACTCCTACTGG GATGAGTTCGTCAGCCTACCTCCCGTTGTTCCACGTGGTCCTGTTGCACTTCTAGGTTTG GGTGCTGGGACAGCAGCGCATATGATGCTAGAAGTTTGGCCCTGGATACAACTTATCGGATGGGAGATTGATCCGACG ATAATTGAATTGTCAAGGGATTATTTTGGTATGTCCAGTTTAGAGAAGGCCACGGAATTAGGTGGTTCACTTTCGGTGCGTATAGGCGATGCACTTTCCCCGTCAGCTACAGTTGAAGGAGGATTTGCTG GCATTGTTGTTGATTTATTTGCTGATGGAAAAGTCTTACCTCAGCTACAAGAA GCTGAAACTTGGTTAGAGATTGCGAAAAAGCTCATGCCAGATGGTCGAATCATGGTCAACTGCGGTGGAGCAGATACCCCCGTATCTCTTGCTGCCGACACGGGTGTTTCGTCTTGGGTCCAGAATCCTACAATCAAGGCTCTGTGCTCTGCGTTCCCTGGGCAG CTAAACTGGAAGAGACTTTCGGAGAAGGAGAGTGTAAACTACGTCGCGTTGACGGGTCCCCTTCCAGACCTGGAGGAGTGGTCAACCTCGGTTCCTAGCGAGCTAAGCCCAAGAGTGAAACAATGGGTGCCTTGCGAGCTCGCGTGA